CTGGTCGAGCGCCAGGCCGACCCCGAGGACCGCAGGGTCAAGCTCGTCGTCGCCACCGAGCCGGGCCGATCGGCCGCCGCCGAGCTGCGCGCGTCGCTGGGCTTCGCCCGTGAGCCGCTGGCCGCCCTCGACTCCGAGGAGCGGGCCCAGCTCCGCGATCTACTGCGGCGCATGCTGGTTCAGGCCCGGCATCAGGACTGATCACACTCCTGAAGGATGGAACCCCGCGCGCACGGGCAGCGTCTCACCAGCTATGCTGCGGCGAGCGGCCCAAATACAGGGCCGCTCGTGCTGATGTACGACTGGCGCGTCACAACGGGGCTGTAGCTCAGCCGGTTAGAGCAGGGGACTCATAATCCCTTGGTCGTGGGTTCGAGTCCCACCGGCCCCACTGAGTTCGACCTGGCAGTACGTTAGCGAAAAGGCTCCGCGGTGCATGCACCGCGGAGCCTTTTTCACCCAAAAGGAGCCGGCTCGCTCGAACGACGACGAGCGGCACCGAACGGTGCGTCACCTCAGCCGCGCAGCGCCGCCTCCACCCTGGCCATGGCGTCCTCCGCCGCCTCGGGGTCGGTGCGCAGGAACCCGTGGCCGCAGCCCGGATAGGCGACGAACACGTGCCGGTCACCGGCCTCGGCCAGCGCCGCGGCGATCTGCCGCTGCTCCCCGGGCCGGATGACGTGGTCCTCCTCCCCGACCAGGTAGAGCACCCGACCGGTGATCTTCGAGGTGCGCTCCAGGGTGGGCTCGGGACGGCTGAACGGCATCTCGGTGCCGGTGAGCCAGCCACCGTAGAAGACCGCCGCCACGGGCAGGTCGTAGGCGGTGGCGGCCAGGTAGGTGAAGTGGCCGCCGACGCTCAGTCCGAGCATTCCGGCCGGGCGCACGCCGAGTCCGCGCAGCCGCTCCAGAGCCGCGCCGGCGTCGGCGAGGACCCCCTCGCGGGTGAGCTGTGCCAGCAGTTCGAAGGCGTGGGTCCGCCCCTCGTCGTCGCGCGGGCACTCCGCGCCCGGCTCGATCCGGTGGTAGAAGTCCGGAGCCAGCGCGGTGAACCCGCGTGCCGCGAGGTCCTCGCAGACCTCCCGCACGTGGCCGTCGACCCCGAACAGCTCCATGGCGACGATCACGCCGGGGTGGTCGCCCGGCCCTTCGGGCCGGGCCAGGTACCCGCCCATCGGCGGGCCGTCGGGGACCGGGATCTCGATGCGCTCGGTGGTGATCATGTCTCGACGGTAGACCGCGGCCGGACCGGCGGACCAGACGGCGCCCATCCCGGTATCCCGAGCACCAGGCTGCCCGAACCGGGCACAGGCTCCGGGCGCTACCATGCAGCACGATTGTCCCACCAGACGACTGACACGAACTCAGAGCCCCTGGCGGGCAGACAGCTTGGGAACGAACGGGGGATTCCGACATGGCGGACCACACGGGGAGAGCCGACCGGCCGGCGGACCGGCAGCCGTCGCTGAACCTGCGCACCGACGTACCCCACTCGGCCCGGATGTACGACTACTACCTGGGCGGCAAGGACAACTTCCCGGCCGACCGGGCCGCCGCCGAACACGTGGTGAAGCTGCTCCCGACGGCCCCCGCCGGGGCGCGGGCCAACCGCAGGTTCCTCGGCAGGGCCGTCCGCTTCGCCGCCCGGGAGCTGGGCATCCGTCAGTTCCTCGACATCGGCACCGGCATCCCCTCGGCGAACAACACCCACGAGGTCGCCCAGTCGGTCGCGCCGGACGCCAGGGTGGTCTACGTCGACAACGACCCCATCGTGCTCACCCACGCCCGCGCCCTGCTGCGCGGCACGCAGGAGGGGCGCACCGCCTACCTCGACGCCGACTTCCGCGACCCGGAGAAGATCCTCGCCGCCGACGAGACCCGCGAACTGCTCGACTTCGGCAAGCCGGTCGCGCTTCTGACCGTCGCACTGCTGCACTTCGTCCCCGACAGCGACCAGCCGGGCCGCGTCCTGGCCCGGCTCGCCTCGGAACTCGCCCCGGGCAGCGTGCTGGTGCTCTCCCACATCACCGGCGACCTGCTCCCGCAGCAGGACCGCGCGGCGGGCGGCGACAGCGTGGTCCCGACCTACCGCAGTGCCGGGGTGCAGCTGGTGCCGCGCAGCCGCGCGCAGGTCGAGGCCTTCTTCAGCGGCTTCGATCTCTGCGAGCCCGGCATCGTGCCGGTCCACGAGTGGCGTCCGGACGGCGACCCGGAGGACGCGGCGCTCCCCCGGGCCCACGCGCACGCGTACGGAGCGGTCGGGCTCAAGCGCTGAGGGTCAGGCGCTGAGCGGTCCGCCCGGCACGCCTACATGCCGGGCGGAATCGACTTCGCCCGGCTGCGGACCTGGAGCCCTGTCACGATCTCGACCACGCCCATCACCAGCAGCCAGATCCCGGCGAAGACGGTCAGCACCGCGATCGAGGCGAACGGCGCGACCAGCACGACCACGCCGCCGATCGCGCTGACGACGCCCGCGAAGATCTGCCAGCCCCTGGCCGGCATGAACGGGTCGGAGATCGCCGCCATGGTGTGGGTGATGCCGCGGAAGAGCCAGCCGATGCCGATCCAGAGGGCCAGCAGCAGGATCGACTCCAGCTTGCCCCGGAAACAGAAAAGGCCCAGCAGGATCGAGAGCGTGCCGCTGATGAAGGCCATCACGCGCAGCGCGGTCGAGATATGCGTACCGAACGCCGCGACCAGCTGGAAAACGCCCGCGATCAGCAGGTAGACGCCGAACAGCACGCCCACGACGGTCAGCGTCACATGGGGCCAGACCAGCACGAAGACGCCCAGTGCCAGCGTGAGGACGCCCAGGACCAGCACGATCTGCCACGCACTGCGGGCGATCTGCTGAAGCGGGCCGGGCAGGGCTTCCCCGAGCGGGGGTTCCGAGGAGGGGTCCATGACCACCATCGTCGGAGAGAAGCGCCGCGGGCGCGCGGCGGAGAACGGCGGATGGCGCCGCGAGGAGAGGCTCCCCCAATTGGACTCGAACCAATAACCTGCCGATTAACAGTCGGCTGCTCTGCCAATTGAGCTATGGGGGATCGAACTTCGGTACTGCGGGGATCGTGCGTGGTACTGCGCTCCCCCAATTGGACTCGAACCAATAACCTGCCGATTAACAGTCGGCTGCTCTGCCAATTGAGCTATGGGGGATCGTTCGCCGCGGCCGCCCCGCCCCGGTGGACCGCGGCGGCGCTTGCTGCGGGTCATACATTAGCGCACGTGGGGGGGTGCTCCGCCAATCCATTGCGGTTCGGGGCCACGGGCCCGGGGTAGGCGCATGTGACGGGGCTCTCGCCGGCCCCCGGCGGCGTGCCGAGGAGGCGGCCCCCAGCGGCCCCGCCTAGGCTCCAGGTGAACAGCTGACGGGCAGCAGAGCCACGTAGGCAGAAGGGCGGAGGGTATGCGCAAGCTCACTTTCATCGCGGGCCTGGCCATCGGTTATGTGCTGGGCACGCGTGCGGGGCGGGAGCGGTACGAGCAACTGCGCAAGACGGCGCGCGACCTCTCGCAGACCTCCGCGGTGCAGTCCGCGACCCGGGGCGCGAAGCAGGCGGCGGGGAGCGCGGCCAACAAGGCCGGCCAGGCGGTGGCGGACCGGGTCGGCGACCGGCTGCCGAACTCGGTCACCGACCGCATCCCCTACCTGAGCAACCGGGGCGGGACGCTGGACGACTGGGACAGCCAGGGCTGACGTCCCGGCCGGACCCACCGGCGCGAACACACGCGTGGTGGTGGGTGGATGAGGCATGATCTCGGCATGGCCATCGCCGCGGGAATCGACTGCTCCGCCCAGTTCACGAAGATCGCCGTCTGCGACACCGACACCGGCGCGGTGCTGCGCGAGAGCCGCGCGCCGCACCCCGGCGTCCCCGCCGGTTCCGCACCGGCCGAGATCGATCCCCAGGCGTGGCTGCGCTCGCTCGGCGCGGCGGCCGAGGGCGGCGTACTGGAAGGCATCTCCGGCATCGGCGTCTCGGCCCAGCAGCAGGGCCTGATCGGCCTGGACGCCGGCGGCGTGCTGGTCAGGCCGGCGATGCTGCGCAACGACCCCCGCGCCGCGACCTCGGCGATCGCCCTGGTCGAGGAGCTGGGCGGCCCCGCTGCCTGGTCCCACGCGGTCGGCGCGGTCCCGCTGGCCTCCGCCACGGTCGCCAAGCTGCGCTGGCTCGCCGACCACGAGCCGCAGTCGGCGAAGCGGCTCGCCGAGGTGCTTCTCCCGCACGACTGGCTGGTGTGGCAACTGCTGGGCCAGTCCGCGCGCCGCACCACGGACCGCGGCGACGCCTCCGGCACCGGCTACTGGTCGACGGTCGAGGAGCGCTACCGCCCCGACCTCGCGGCCCTGGCCCTGGGCCACGAACTGCAGCAGTTCCCCACCGTCCTCGGTCCGGCCGAGGCCGCCGGGCACAGCCCGGAGGGCCTGCTGATCTCCGCGGGCACCGGCTCCACGATGGCCACGACGCTCGGCCTCGGCCTGGCGCCGGGCGACGCGATGGTCGCCCTCGGCAGCTCGGCGACGATCCACGCGGTGCACGAGGAGTCCCTGACGGACCCCTCGGTCGCCACCTACGCGGACGGCACCGGCCGCTACCTGGCCCAGATCGTCACCCTGAACGCCGCGCGGGTGCTCCGCGCGACGGCCCTGATGCTGGGCACGGACCTGCCCGGTCTGAGCGAGCTGGCCCTGAGGTCCACGCCCGGCGCGTACGGGCTGGTCCTGCTGCCGTTCCTGGAGGGCGAGCGCACGCCGCCGCTGCCGCACGCCGCGGGCACGTTGTCAGGGCTCCGGGTGGAGTCGATGAAGCCGGAGCACATGGCCCGCGCGGCCGTCGAGGGCATGCTGTGCGGCCTCGCCGACGCGCTGGACGCGCTGCGCGCGGCGGGCGTCCCGGTCCGCCGGGTCTTCCTCACCGGCCTGGCCGGCCGGCTCCCCGCTGTGCAGGCGGCTGCGCCGGGCATCTTCGGGGTCCCCGTCGTGGTCCCCGCCCAGGCCGAGTACGCGGCGATCGGCGCCGCCCGCCAGGTCGCCTGGGCGCTGGCGGGCACGCCCGAACCCCCGGCCTGGGAGCCTCCCACCCCGCACACCCTCCTCGACCCCACCGACGACGCCGCGGTCGGCGGCGCGGTCCGCGCCCAGTACCAGGCCACGCTGAAGCAGACCCACCCCGAACTCACCGCCTGACGCCAGCGCTGACGGCACATTGCAACCCCCAGGGGCGCGAGGAACTGCGCGACAAGCCACTGATGAGCAGGTGGTCCTCAACGTGCAGGGCCATCCGCGCAGGGTGGCTTGTCGCGCCCACGCGCCGGAGGCGCACATCGGCAGAGCCCCGCGCCCCCAGCGTGCCGCCACTGGGCCAATCAGTCCAGGTAGCCGCGGAGTTGGTCGGCGAAGGCGTGGTCGCGGAGTTTGTTCAGCGTCTTCGACTCGATCTGGCGGATGCGTTCCCGGGTGACGCCGAAGAGTCGGCCGATCTCCTCCAGCGTGCGCGGGCGGCCGTCCGCCAGGCCGTAGCGGAGCTGGACGACCTTGCGTTCGCGTTCGCCCAGCGTGTTGAGGACCGCCTCGAGATGCTCGCGCAATAGCAGGAAGGCCGCCGACTCCACCGGGGAGGCCGCGTCGCCGTCCTCGATGAGATCCCCCAGCGCGACGTCGTCCTCCTCCCCCACCGGCGCGTGCAGCGAGACCGGTTCCTGGGCCAGTCGCAGGACCTCCAGCACACGCTCCGGCGGCAGATCGAGAACCGCCGCCACATCGGCCGTGCTCGGCTCCGCGCCGCGTTCCTGGAGGAGCCGCCGCTGGACCCTGACCACCCGGTTGATCAGCTCGACCACGTGCACCGGCACCCTGATGGTGCGGGCCTGGTCCGCCAGCGCGCGGCTCATCGCCTGGCGGATCCACCACGTCGCGTACGTCGAGAACTTGTAGCCCCGCGCGTAGTCGAACTTCTCCACCGCGCGGATCAGCCCGAGATTGCCCTCCTGGACCAGGTCCAGCATGGTGAGGCCGCGGCCGACGTAGCGCTTGGCCACCGAGACGACCAGCCGCAGGTTGGCCTCGATCAGGCGGCGCTTGGCCATCCTGCCGCGCAGGATCAGCTGGTCGAGCTCGTCGGCGAGCTGGTCGTCGACGGTGTCGTGACGGAGCGCCAGGTACTCCTCGGCGAACAGGCCGGCCTCGACCCGGCGGGCGAGTTCGACCTCGTCCGCCGCCGTCAGCAGCGGAATGCGGCCGATCTCGCGCAGGTACTGGCGGAACAGGTCCGCCGAGGGTCCGCCGCTGTCGTCCAGCGAGGGCAGCGGCTCCTCCTCGACGGCTCGCAGGTCCTCACTGGTGGGGCCCTCGGGGGTGGGACCCTCGGCCGGAGGCGTCGGCGCCGGGTCCGCGTCGGCGGCGGGTGGGGAGGGGTCGCCCGCGGGGACCGGCTCCAGGGTGGGCGGTCGTGGAACGGGAACGGTCGAGGGGTAGAGGGCCGTGGCAACGTCCACGTCCATCCCTTCCGGCGCCGGAGGACGCCCCGGAGGAGGGGCCGACGCCTGCTGGGGAGCGGCGATCGGGACACGCGGCATCGGGACGCGGGGCGGTTCGTCGCCCTCCGTCCGGGAAGCCTGGGGCGCGGCGCCGCCGGGGTCGACGGGCCGCGACTGAGAGGAATCGGGCACCGAGAACCAGTGTGCGGCAGGGGCGGGGCCGCAGCAGAGACCCGTGCGGAGAGTTTCTGTGAAGGAGCGGTCACCCAGGGTGAAGAACGGCGGCCGTCAACCCTGCCGCGGACGCCCCGTCAGAGCGCTTCCGCGCCACGGGACCGCAGCGTCTGGCCGTACTGCTGCAGCATCCACAGCTCGCCCTGGACGGCCGCCAGCTGCTCGGGATCCGCGTTCGCACCCAGCCGCTGCAGCTGCCCGCGGCAGGCGGCCACCCGCCGCTCCACCGCCTGGAGCCGCAGCTTGACCAGGAACTCCCCGGCGTAGAGCGCGTCGGGGGCCCGCCGGGTGCGCACCGGCTCGACCGCGAGCTCGGTGATCAGGCCGCGCACGGCGTCGTCGGGCGCGACCTCGCGCAGCACGTCGACCCAGACGTCCGCGGCCAGCGCCCCCGCGGTGACGCCGCCGCCCGCCGTGATGGCGGCGCGCACGGCGGCGTAGGGCGGGGTGGGGAACTCCTCGGGCGCGAACGCGTCCAGCACCGGCGCGACCAGGGCGGGGAACTGCAGGGCCAGCTTGAGCAGTTCGCGTTCGACGAACTGGCCGGGGTTGCGCGGGTCGAGCCGGAACGCGGGCCGCTGCGGCGTGGCCGGCTGCGGCGCCTGCTCCTGCCGTCGCTGCTGCCCGGGGCCGCCCGACGCCTCGCGACGCGCCTCCCAGCGGGCGAGCTGGCCGACGCGACGCACCACGAACGGCTCGTCGAGGATGCCGAGCAGCCCGGCCAGCCGGACCGCGTACTCGTGCTGGATCGAGCGGTCCCTGATCCGGGCCACGATCGGCGCGGACTGCTCCAGCGCGGCGGCGCGCCCCTCGGCCGTGTCGAGGTTGTGGCTGCCGACGGCCGCCTTGATGGCGAACTCGAAGAGCGGGACCGGGTGTTCGATCAGGTTGCGGACCGCTTCGTCGCCCTCGGCGATGCGCAGCTCGCACGGGTCCATGCCGCCGGGGCTGACCGCGATGGAGGTCCGCGCGGCGAACTTCTGGTCGTCCTCGAAGGCCCGCAGCGCGGCCTTCTGGCCGGCCGCGTCGCCGTCGAAGGTGAAGACCACCTCGCCCTTCCAGGCCGAGGTGTCCATCAGCAGCCGGCGCAGGATCTTGATGTGGTCCTCGCCGAAGGCGGTGCCGCAGGTGGCCACCGCCGAGGTGACCCCGGCCAGATGACAGGCCATCACATCCGTGTAGCCCTCGACCACCACGGCCCGGCCGGACTTGGCGATCTCCTTCTTGGCAAGCTCGATCCCGTACAGCACGTGGGACTTCTTGTAGAGCGGGGTCTCCGGGGTGTTGAGGTACTTGGGCCCGTTGTCGTCCTCGCGCAGTCGACGCGCGCCGAAGCCGACGACCTCGCCGGTCAGATCCCTGATCGGCCAGATCAGCCGGGCGCGGAAGCGGTCCATCGGGCCGCGCCTGCCCTCCGAGCAGATGCCGGACAGCAGCAGTTCACGGTCGGTGTAGCCCTTGCCGCGCAGCAGCCGGGTGAGGTTCTCGAAGCCCGCGGGCGCGTAGCCGACGCCGAAGTGGGCGGCGGCCTCGCGCTCGAAGCCGCGCTCCTTGAGGAAGCGCCGGCCGATCTCGGCCTCGGGGCTGTTCAGCTGTTCCTGGAACCAGGCGGCGGCCAGCTTGTTGATCTCCAGCAGGCGCGTGCGCTCGCCCTGCTGGCGGCCGGGGACGTAGGAGCCGCCCTCGTACCGCAGCGTGATGCCGACCGAGGGGGCGAGCCGCTCCACCGTCTCCACGAAGGAGAGGTGTTCGATCTTCATCACGAAGCCGATGGTGTCGCCGCTCTCCTGGCAGCCGAAGCAGTTGTAGACGCCCTTGCTGGGGTTCACGTAGAAGGAGGCGGACTTCTCGTCGTGGAACGGGCACAGCCCCTTGAGCTGACCGCCGCCGCCGTTGGCGAGCTGGACGTACTCGCCGACGACAGCGTCGATCCGCAGCGCGGTCTTCACCGCCTGCACGTCCTCGTCCTTGATGCGTCCCGCCACGACCAGCAGTCTACGGTGGCACCAGGACAATCAGCGGACGCGTGAACCTGCCGCGGGGACTACTCCTCCAGCAGCCGCTCCAGCGGGACCGAGGGGTCGGCCAGCCGCTCGGGGTCGACCGGTCGGCGGGAGCGGACCAGGGCCTGGATCGGCGCCGTGACGTCCCACACGTTCACGTTCATGCCCGCAAGCACCCGGCCGTCGCTCGCCTGCCAGAAGGCCAGGAACTCGCGCTTGCCCGCGTCACCCCTGACCACCACCCGCTCGTAGCCGCCGGGCGCGGCGAAGCCCGAGTACTCCATGCCCAGGTCGTACTGGTCGGAGTAGAAGTAGGGCACGCGGTCGTAGACGACCTCCTGGCCCAGCATCGAGCGCGCCGCCGCCGGTCCGCCGTTCAGCGCGTTCGCCCAGTGCTCCACCCGCAGGCGGCGCTCGAAGAGCGGATGCCAGGCGCCTGCGACGTCGCCGGCCGCGAAGACGGCCGGGTCGGAGCTGCGCAGCGCCGCGTCGACGGCGATGCCGCCGCCCTCCTCGCGCGGCGCCAGCTCCAGACCGGCCTGCTCGGCCAGGGCCGTCTCCGGGGCCGCGCCGATGCCGATGAGCACCGCGTGCGCGGGGTGCTCCTGACCGTCGTCGGTGTGGGCCGCCAGCACCATGCCGTCCCGGCCCTCGATCTCGGTGACCGTGGCGCCGAAGTGGAACTTCACCCCCCGCTCCTGGTGCAGCTCGGCGAAGAACGTGCCCAGCTCAGGGCCGAGCGCGGCCTGCAACGGCGTCGACTGCGGCTCCACGACGGTGACCTCGGCCCCGTAGGCGCGCGCGGCGGCCGCCGCCTCCAGACCGATCCAGCCCGCGCCGACCACCACCAGGGTGCCGTTCTCCCTGCCCAGCGTCTGCAGCGTCGCCCGCAGCCGCTCGGAGTCCGCCACCCGGCGCAGGTAGTGGACGCCGCCCAGGTCCGCTCCGGGGATGTCCAGCTGCCGGGGCGCGGAGCCGGTCGCCAGCAGCAGCCGGTCGTAACCGATCACGCCGCCGTCCCCGCCGAGCCTGAGCTCGCGCGTGCCCCGGTCCAGGCCGACCACCGGCGAGCCGAGGTGCAGTTCCACGTCGTGGGCCGCGTACCAGGCGGAGTCGTGCACGAAGAGCTCGGACCGCTCGGTGCTCCCGGCCAGGTAGCCCTTGGAGAGCGGCGGACGCTCGTAGGGCTGGTCGCGCTCGGCGCCGAGCAGTATCACCCGCCCGGTGAAGCCCTCCGCACGCAAGGTCTCCGCCGCTTTTGCGCCGGCCAGTCCGGCCCCGACGATCGCCATCGTCGCGTGCGCGTCCGCCATGTCCTGTTCTCCTCTGTCGGCTCGCTCGGTGCTCGTCCCACTGACCCGCCGTACCGCTCGTCCCGCCGTACGCCGGACTCGCCCGCCCCGTGCCCGGGTACTCCGTGCACGGGTGCTCCTGCGAGCCTCCCGCATGGCCACCCCGAGGTGAAGAGGGCGTCGCTGATCATTCGTCACAACGAGTGCCGGGACCTCGTGAAGTGACGGATCTCAGGCGGGCCTGCCGAGGGCCCGGTATCGTGCGAGCGCCGAGGCGTCGGTCAAGGTGGCGATCTGGTCGATGACGGCGCGCAGCCGGCCCGCGTCGTCCGAGGCCTCCTCGTAGAGGGTGCGGAAGACCGGGTCGAGCCCCTCCGGCGCCGAGGCGACCAGGGCCTCGGCCAGCTCGCCGATCACCACGCGCTGCCGACGGCGCAGCAGCTCCTGGTCGTCGCGCTGCATGACGTAGCGGTCGGCCACCGCCTTGAGCACCGCGCACTCCAGCCGCACCTCGCGGGGCACGATCAGGTCCGCGCGGTAACGGGTCAGCGGACCAGGGCCGTACGCGGCGCGCGTGGCCGTCTCGGCGGCCGTGCAGAAGCGCCCGATCAGCTGGCTGGTCATGTCCTTGAGCCCGGCCCGGTCCCTGGCGGAGCCGTCGTAGCGGTGCGGCCACCACTCCTCGGCCCGCAGCCGGTCCAGCGCGTCGGCGAACTCGTCCGGCTCCGCCCCGCGCGCGTACCGGGCGGCGACCTCGCACAGCTCGGCCCGCTCGGCGCCGGAGGCCAGCGCGGTCGGGTCGAGATGGCCGGCGTGCAGGCCGTCCTCCACGTCGTGCACCGAGTAGGCGACGTCGTCGGACCAGTCCATCACCTGGGCCTCGAAACAGCGCCGGTGCGGCGGCGCGCCCTGCCGCAGCCAGGCGAAGACGGCGTGGTCGTCCTCGTAGACGCCGTACTTGTTGGGCAGTTCCGGGTGCTCGCCGCGTTGCCAGGGGTACTTGGTGGCGGCGTCCAGCGCCGCCCGGGTGAGGTTCAGACCGACGCTGATGGGCCGGCCGCCCTCCTCCACGTGCGGCACGAAGCGCTTGGGCTCCAGCCGGGTGAGGATGCGCAGGCTCTGCGCGTTGCCCTCGAAGCCGCCGCAGGCCTCCGCGGCCACGTCGAGCGCCTCCTCGCCGTTGTGGCCGAAGGGCGGGTGGCCGATGTCGTGCGCCAGGCAGGCCGTCTCGACGAGATCGGGATCGCAGCCGAAGGCCGCGCCCAGCTCCCGCCCGACCTGGGCGCACTCGAGCGAATGGGTGAGCCTGGTCCGCGGGAAGTCGCTCTCCAGCGGGGCGACGACCTGCGTCGTCCCGGCCAGCCTGCGCAGCGCGGCCGAGTGCAGCACCCGCGCCCGGTCGCGCTGGAACGCGGTGCGACCGGGACGCTTGTCGGGCTCCTCCACCCAACGCGCCTGCGCGGCGGGGCTGTAGCTGGTGACCTGCGCGGTTTCGTCCATTCCCGCCACGGTAACGCCAGGGACCGACACGACGGGGCAGGCTCGCAGTCAGCGGCTCATCCGCGGGTCGAACGGACCCGCAGCAGCCGCCGCCAGCGCGGCAGCTCGGTGCCGCAGCAGACCAGCGCGAGGAGGGTGAGCAGCACCGCGGCCCAGCGCGGGAAGAGCAGCCAGGCGGCGGCGACCGCGCCGCCGAGCTCGGCCAGGACCATGAGCACGGTGACCCATCCGGGCACCGCGACGACGGTCCCCGGCTTGTCCCCCGGCGTCTGCAGCACGGCGGGGACGCCGATCAGCAGCACGTCCACGCCGACGGCGAGGAGGATCGAGTGCGGCCAGAGCGCGATCGGCAGACCGACCCAGCCGACCAGCTCCAGCCCGGCCCGCAACGCGGACGCGTACCGCGGTTCCGCGTGGGACGCACCGCTCCCGACGCCACTGACACCGACGCCACTGCCCCCGACGGCGCCGCTCTCCGCGGTGCTGCTCTCCGCCATGCTGACTCCCCCTCGATCACGGCACTGCGTGGATGCTAGGGGCGGCTTCGGACGTCTGTCGACGGAGCGGGCGCCTGCCGCTCCTTCGGGCGCCGCCGTCAGGGTGAGGCGGTCGCCGAGGACGAGGCCGAGGGCGGCGCGGACGACGTCGCGGGGGCCGAGGGCGATCCCGCGCTCACCGCCCGGAGGTAGAGCGCCTGGGCCCGCGGGCCGAAGGCGGCCGCGTAGGAGACGTCGTCGGAGTCGCCGCCCTCCTGGTAGCCGCCTATCACTCCGAGCAGGGTTCCCAGGCCGCTCACCGGGTCGATGTCGCGCAGCAGCGGGCCGCCGCTGGTGCCGTCGGTGAAGCCGGTGCAGTCGAACTCCGACTGCGTCGCCGAATAGGCCGTCAGGGTGTTGAGGCAGGAGATCGGCCGGTCCGTGCCGCCCGGGTAGCCGATCACTCCCACGGTCACCGGTCGCGTCGCGTCGAAGGCGATCCGCTCCGCGCCGAC
This genomic interval from Streptacidiphilus rugosus AM-16 contains the following:
- a CDS encoding FGGY family carbohydrate kinase, translating into MAIAAGIDCSAQFTKIAVCDTDTGAVLRESRAPHPGVPAGSAPAEIDPQAWLRSLGAAAEGGVLEGISGIGVSAQQQGLIGLDAGGVLVRPAMLRNDPRAATSAIALVEELGGPAAWSHAVGAVPLASATVAKLRWLADHEPQSAKRLAEVLLPHDWLVWQLLGQSARRTTDRGDASGTGYWSTVEERYRPDLAALALGHELQQFPTVLGPAEAAGHSPEGLLISAGTGSTMATTLGLGLAPGDAMVALGSSATIHAVHEESLTDPSVATYADGTGRYLAQIVTLNAARVLRATALMLGTDLPGLSELALRSTPGAYGLVLLPFLEGERTPPLPHAAGTLSGLRVESMKPEHMARAAVEGMLCGLADALDALRAAGVPVRRVFLTGLAGRLPAVQAAAPGIFGVPVVVPAQAEYAAIGAARQVAWALAGTPEPPAWEPPTPHTLLDPTDDAAVGGAVRAQYQATLKQTHPELTA
- a CDS encoding MarR family winged helix-turn-helix transcriptional regulator produces the protein MAALVGVFHKEYDVAAAARSLTGAQAKVLALLRRGPLPMRQIAQTLACEPSNITGIVDRLEGRGLVERQADPEDRRVKLVVATEPGRSAAAELRASLGFAREPLAALDSEERAQLRDLLRRMLVQARHQD
- a CDS encoding dienelactone hydrolase family protein; this encodes MITTERIEIPVPDGPPMGGYLARPEGPGDHPGVIVAMELFGVDGHVREVCEDLAARGFTALAPDFYHRIEPGAECPRDDEGRTHAFELLAQLTREGVLADAGAALERLRGLGVRPAGMLGLSVGGHFTYLAATAYDLPVAAVFYGGWLTGTEMPFSRPEPTLERTSKITGRVLYLVGEEDHVIRPGEQRQIAAALAEAGDRHVFVAYPGCGHGFLRTDPEAAEDAMARVEAALRG
- a CDS encoding HdeD family acid-resistance protein translates to MDPSSEPPLGEALPGPLQQIARSAWQIVLVLGVLTLALGVFVLVWPHVTLTVVGVLFGVYLLIAGVFQLVAAFGTHISTALRVMAFISGTLSILLGLFCFRGKLESILLLALWIGIGWLFRGITHTMAAISDPFMPARGWQIFAGVVSAIGGVVVLVAPFASIAVLTVFAGIWLLVMGVVEIVTGLQVRSRAKSIPPGM
- a CDS encoding NAD(P)/FAD-dependent oxidoreductase, which gives rise to MADAHATMAIVGAGLAGAKAAETLRAEGFTGRVILLGAERDQPYERPPLSKGYLAGSTERSELFVHDSAWYAAHDVELHLGSPVVGLDRGTRELRLGGDGGVIGYDRLLLATGSAPRQLDIPGADLGGVHYLRRVADSERLRATLQTLGRENGTLVVVGAGWIGLEAAAAARAYGAEVTVVEPQSTPLQAALGPELGTFFAELHQERGVKFHFGATVTEIEGRDGMVLAAHTDDGQEHPAHAVLIGIGAAPETALAEQAGLELAPREEGGGIAVDAALRSSDPAVFAAGDVAGAWHPLFERRLRVEHWANALNGGPAAARSMLGQEVVYDRVPYFYSDQYDLGMEYSGFAAPGGYERVVVRGDAGKREFLAFWQASDGRVLAGMNVNVWDVTAPIQALVRSRRPVDPERLADPSVPLERLLEE
- a CDS encoding RNA polymerase sigma factor, with product MPRVPIAAPQQASAPPPGRPPAPEGMDVDVATALYPSTVPVPRPPTLEPVPAGDPSPPAADADPAPTPPAEGPTPEGPTSEDLRAVEEEPLPSLDDSGGPSADLFRQYLREIGRIPLLTAADEVELARRVEAGLFAEEYLALRHDTVDDQLADELDQLILRGRMAKRRLIEANLRLVVSVAKRYVGRGLTMLDLVQEGNLGLIRAVEKFDYARGYKFSTYATWWIRQAMSRALADQARTIRVPVHVVELINRVVRVQRRLLQERGAEPSTADVAAVLDLPPERVLEVLRLAQEPVSLHAPVGEEDDVALGDLIEDGDAASPVESAAFLLLREHLEAVLNTLGERERKVVQLRYGLADGRPRTLEEIGRLFGVTRERIRQIESKTLNKLRDHAFADQLRGYLD
- a CDS encoding SAM-dependent methyltransferase, with the protein product MADHTGRADRPADRQPSLNLRTDVPHSARMYDYYLGGKDNFPADRAAAEHVVKLLPTAPAGARANRRFLGRAVRFAARELGIRQFLDIGTGIPSANNTHEVAQSVAPDARVVYVDNDPIVLTHARALLRGTQEGRTAYLDADFRDPEKILAADETRELLDFGKPVALLTVALLHFVPDSDQPGRVLARLASELAPGSVLVLSHITGDLLPQQDRAAGGDSVVPTYRSAGVQLVPRSRAQVEAFFSGFDLCEPGIVPVHEWRPDGDPEDAALPRAHAHAYGAVGLKR
- the dnaG gene encoding DNA primase, which produces MAGRIKDEDVQAVKTALRIDAVVGEYVQLANGGGGQLKGLCPFHDEKSASFYVNPSKGVYNCFGCQESGDTIGFVMKIEHLSFVETVERLAPSVGITLRYEGGSYVPGRQQGERTRLLEINKLAAAWFQEQLNSPEAEIGRRFLKERGFEREAAAHFGVGYAPAGFENLTRLLRGKGYTDRELLLSGICSEGRRGPMDRFRARLIWPIRDLTGEVVGFGARRLREDDNGPKYLNTPETPLYKKSHVLYGIELAKKEIAKSGRAVVVEGYTDVMACHLAGVTSAVATCGTAFGEDHIKILRRLLMDTSAWKGEVVFTFDGDAAGQKAALRAFEDDQKFAARTSIAVSPGGMDPCELRIAEGDEAVRNLIEHPVPLFEFAIKAAVGSHNLDTAEGRAAALEQSAPIVARIRDRSIQHEYAVRLAGLLGILDEPFVVRRVGQLARWEARREASGGPGQQRRQEQAPQPATPQRPAFRLDPRNPGQFVERELLKLALQFPALVAPVLDAFAPEEFPTPPYAAVRAAITAGGGVTAGALAADVWVDVLREVAPDDAVRGLITELAVEPVRTRRAPDALYAGEFLVKLRLQAVERRVAACRGQLQRLGANADPEQLAAVQGELWMLQQYGQTLRSRGAEAL